In Desulfomonile tiedjei, one DNA window encodes the following:
- a CDS encoding Tm-1-like ATP-binding domain-containing protein yields MESMILLLSTLDTKGVETLYLRDRIRDQGATVLVLDMGMSGSSPEADITPEEVARAAGANIEDIRASTERKKITRQMIDGSIRIAKDLLEQGRLAGIVGLGGSTGSLMATDVMRSIAFGVPKLMVSSTAALPGLSTRYIGTGDIIIFHTVIEISGLTAPLRNVLDRAASAIAGMAKVAPLTVQSVRGDGRPLVAMSMFGPTERCAHHVRHGLEREGYQVIGFSAAGVCDRAMEDMIGLKFFDGVVDLAPGGVGEELLGGMRAAGPERLTAAGKLGIPQVVAPGGVNLMSPRKSRYKPEYHQRKKFDMDELRTFLRLSVEEMEQVARTFADKLSASLGPTIFLFPTQGWSAVDRPASHMFSREDDWLFLKALKESVSPKVVIREVDGNLEDDAFAESVVTACLEIFPHPELKTSH; encoded by the coding sequence ATGGAAAGCATGATCCTGCTGTTATCCACTCTCGATACAAAGGGTGTGGAGACGCTATATCTTAGGGACAGAATTCGCGACCAAGGAGCGACTGTTCTCGTGCTGGACATGGGCATGTCCGGCAGTTCCCCGGAGGCTGACATCACCCCGGAGGAAGTAGCCAGGGCGGCAGGAGCGAACATCGAGGACATTCGCGCTTCCACGGAGCGCAAGAAGATCACCCGACAGATGATAGACGGCTCCATAAGGATCGCGAAGGATCTCCTGGAACAGGGGAGGCTGGCAGGGATCGTCGGGTTGGGCGGCTCCACAGGGAGCCTTATGGCCACGGACGTCATGAGGTCCATAGCGTTCGGTGTCCCAAAATTGATGGTGTCTTCCACAGCGGCTTTGCCCGGGCTCTCAACTCGGTACATCGGGACCGGCGACATAATCATATTCCATACGGTTATAGAGATTTCCGGGCTTACAGCACCGTTGCGTAACGTGCTGGATAGGGCGGCCTCAGCTATAGCCGGCATGGCCAAGGTGGCGCCTTTGACGGTGCAATCCGTCCGCGGGGATGGCAGGCCGCTCGTGGCAATGTCTATGTTCGGACCCACAGAGAGGTGTGCCCATCACGTCCGGCATGGCCTCGAGCGAGAGGGCTACCAGGTCATCGGGTTCTCCGCCGCGGGCGTCTGTGACAGGGCAATGGAGGACATGATCGGCCTGAAATTCTTCGATGGGGTGGTGGACCTGGCGCCCGGAGGAGTGGGGGAAGAACTCCTCGGAGGAATGCGAGCGGCCGGACCTGAGCGGCTGACTGCTGCCGGCAAGTTGGGTATCCCCCAGGTGGTAGCACCCGGAGGAGTCAACCTCATGAGTCCTCGCAAATCGCGCTACAAGCCGGAGTACCACCAGCGCAAGAAGTTCGATATGGACGAGTTGCGCACTTTCTTGCGGCTGTCTGTCGAGGAAATGGAACAAGTGGCCCGGACTTTTGCCGATAAGCTCAGCGCATCCCTCGGCCCTACGATTTTTCTGTTTCCGACACAAGGGTGGTCGGCCGTAGATCGGCCGGCCAGTCACATGTTTTCCAGAGAGGATGATTGGCTGTTCCTCAAAGCCCTTAAGGAGAGTGTGAGCCCAAAAGTGGTTATTCGTGAGGTCGACGGCAATCTGGAAGATGACGCTTTCGCGGAGTCTGTGGTAACCGCTTGCCTGGAGATCTTTCCCCATCCGGAGTTGAAAACATCGCATTAG